The following proteins come from a genomic window of Polaribacter dokdonensis:
- a CDS encoding YeeE/YedE family protein, whose amino-acid sequence MDFLLQPWPWFIGGPLIALSLFLYFYFGQNFGASTNFETLCTMAGAGKVSDYFKKDWKQRDFALLFVVGLIIGGFISANFLVPNPTIDLNPTTVQELTDLGFANVGESYFPAEIFSDDIVFSLKGFVILILSGVLIGFGTRYAGGCTSGHAITGLSSLQLPSLLAVIGFFIGGIIATWFIIPILF is encoded by the coding sequence ATGGATTTTCTATTACAACCTTGGCCTTGGTTTATTGGTGGGCCATTAATAGCGTTATCACTATTTCTTTATTTTTATTTTGGGCAAAATTTTGGGGCATCAACCAATTTTGAAACATTGTGTACAATGGCTGGTGCAGGTAAAGTGTCAGACTATTTTAAGAAAGACTGGAAACAGCGAGATTTTGCATTATTATTTGTGGTAGGTTTAATTATTGGTGGTTTTATATCAGCTAATTTCTTAGTGCCAAATCCAACAATAGATTTAAACCCTACAACTGTTCAAGAGCTAACAGATTTAGGTTTTGCCAATGTTGGTGAAAGTTATTTTCCTGCAGAAATTTTTAGTGATGATATTGTGTTCTCTTTAAAAGGCTTTGTGATTTTAATACTTTCTGGAGTGTTAATTGGTTTTGGAACACGTTATGCAGGTGGTTGTACTTCTGGTCATGCAATTACAGGTTTAAGTAGTTTACAATTACCTTCTTTATTGGCTGTAATTGGCTTTTTTATAGGTGGTATCATAGCAACATGGTTTATAATTCCAATACTTTTTTAG
- a CDS encoding YeeE/YedE thiosulfate transporter family protein, which yields MKNIKFLLLGIFFAIVLSKSQAISWYRFYEMFKFQSFHMFGIIGGAVVISAIIMQLFKSGKIKDINGNKIVPKPKKKGVISTVFGGTLFGLGWGISGACAAPVFVILGFKFLPALIILLGALIGAFIYGLIAKKLPN from the coding sequence ATGAAGAATATTAAATTTTTACTCTTAGGAATTTTCTTTGCAATTGTTTTAAGCAAATCTCAAGCAATTTCTTGGTATCGTTTTTACGAAATGTTTAAATTTCAATCATTTCATATGTTTGGAATTATTGGAGGTGCAGTTGTAATTTCTGCTATAATTATGCAACTTTTCAAAAGCGGAAAAATAAAAGATATTAATGGTAACAAAATTGTACCCAAACCAAAAAAGAAAGGTGTTATAAGTACCGTTTTTGGAGGAACATTATTTGGTTTAGGTTGGGGTATTTCTGGTGCTTGTGCAGCACCTGTATTTGTAATTTTAGGTTTCAAATTTTTACCAGCTTTAATTATTTTATTAGGTGCATTAATAGGTGCATTTATCTATGGTTTAATCGCTAAAAAACTACCTAATTAA
- the moaA gene encoding GTP 3',8-cyclase MoaA, translating to MSKLVDNFGRQMDYVRLAVTDRCNLRCQYCMPAHGIDIVPRQELLTFKEMYRLIRVLTELGVNKVRLTGGEPFVRKDFVGFLEMLSYNDLLDAINITTNGALISHHIDKIQKLEKVKNINLSIDSLNREKFAKITRRDVFPEVYKTLELLEQSSLNLKLNVVVQSGFNTDEIIDFVKLTKDKNIAVRFIEEMPFNGKGQRDMKENWTFNKILNEVKKEFSVDEIKSEKSSTSRNYKIDNHLGTFGIIPAFTRTICNDCNRIRITSTGTFKNCLFDDGVFNLRDFIRKGASNDDLKELFLSLVKDKPENGFIAEANRKKGNVSESMSTIGG from the coding sequence ATGAGTAAATTGGTAGATAATTTTGGTAGACAAATGGATTATGTACGATTGGCAGTTACTGATCGTTGTAATTTGCGTTGCCAATATTGTATGCCTGCTCATGGTATAGATATTGTACCAAGACAAGAACTACTCACTTTTAAAGAAATGTATCGTTTAATTCGTGTTTTAACAGAATTGGGCGTAAATAAAGTACGTTTAACAGGTGGTGAGCCTTTTGTACGTAAAGATTTTGTGGGGTTTTTAGAAATGCTGTCTTATAATGATTTGTTAGATGCCATAAATATTACTACAAATGGCGCACTAATTTCTCATCATATTGATAAAATTCAAAAGTTAGAAAAGGTAAAAAACATCAATTTAAGTATAGATAGTTTAAATCGTGAAAAGTTTGCCAAAATTACACGTAGAGATGTGTTTCCTGAAGTTTACAAAACGCTTGAATTACTAGAGCAAAGTAGCCTGAACCTTAAACTAAATGTTGTTGTTCAGTCTGGTTTTAATACAGATGAAATTATCGATTTTGTAAAACTAACAAAAGATAAAAATATTGCAGTTCGTTTTATAGAAGAAATGCCTTTTAATGGAAAAGGACAGAGAGACATGAAAGAAAATTGGACCTTCAATAAAATTTTAAATGAAGTAAAAAAAGAGTTCTCTGTGGATGAAATTAAGTCAGAAAAATCGTCTACATCTAGAAATTATAAAATAGATAATCATTTAGGAACTTTCGGAATTATACCTGCCTTTACAAGAACTATTTGTAATGATTGTAACAGAATTAGAATCACATCTACAGGTACTTTTAAAAATTGTTTGTTTGATGATGGTGTTTTTAATCTACGCGATTTTATAAGAAAAGGTGCTTCTAATGACGATTTAAAAGAATTGTTTTTATCTTTAGTAAAAGACAAACCAGAAAATGGTTTTATAGCAGAAGCAAACCGTAAAAAAGGAAATGTTTCCGAGAGTATGAGTACAATTGGAGGGTAG
- a CDS encoding GRAM domain-containing protein, giving the protein MNNKKVQYTKKEFKIDLTWKQRISSMFFTTIIYGAVLFLFDRNQNINSIIFQAIFFGVLFVLIFPWAMKKILGKRVSNIVPELLDDEEIEEEIFANLFRGVEGVGGKIFLTNQRLIFKSHSFNFQKGQTNLEYSIISSVQKRKTAKLIDNGIKIITKQNTEFDFVVNDRDNVLVKIQNKLNL; this is encoded by the coding sequence ATGAATAACAAAAAAGTGCAATACACAAAAAAAGAATTTAAAATTGATTTAACCTGGAAGCAAAGAATTTCATCTATGTTTTTTACAACTATTATTTATGGAGCAGTTTTGTTTCTATTTGATAGGAATCAAAACATAAACTCAATAATTTTCCAAGCAATCTTTTTTGGTGTTTTGTTTGTTTTGATATTTCCATGGGCTATGAAAAAAATACTAGGTAAAAGAGTAAGTAATATTGTACCTGAGTTATTAGATGATGAAGAAATAGAAGAAGAGATTTTTGCAAACTTATTTAGAGGTGTAGAAGGTGTTGGAGGTAAAATATTTTTAACCAATCAGCGATTAATTTTCAAAAGTCATTCCTTTAATTTTCAAAAAGGCCAAACCAATCTTGAGTATTCAATTATAAGTTCAGTGCAAAAAAGAAAAACTGCAAAATTGATAGATAATGGAATTAAAATAATTACAAAACAAAATACTGAATTTGATTTTGTAGTTAATGATAGAGATAATGTATTAGTTAAAATTCAGAATAAATTGAATTTATGA
- a CDS encoding molybdopterin molybdotransferase MoeA, with product MISVKEAKNIILNTTQDFGVEEVPFIKSVGRILKEEIFADRDFPPFNRVSMDGICIDFNPFKNGQRTFKIEGIQAAGSEQIRLQNSENCMEVMTGAVLPENANTVIRYEDVTINNGIATINIDAINKSQNIHQKGKDGKVGDVLISENKIISAAEIGVLATVGKSMVKVAKQPKVMIISTGDELVGVDENPLAHQIRRSNVFTLVSLLESLKIASETAHLTDDKAILKQKIKTFIENYDVLLFSGAVSKGKFDFLPEVFEELGVEKLFHKVAQRPGKPFFYGKTANCNLFGFPGNPISTFVNCLAYFYPWYYKSVGLEIEEETAILTKDVNFKPNLEYFLQVKLSDKFGHTLATPITGNGSGDLASLVHADAFIHLPNDKTEFKTGENYPIIRYR from the coding sequence ATGATTTCAGTAAAAGAAGCAAAAAATATTATTTTAAACACTACTCAAGATTTTGGTGTAGAAGAAGTTCCGTTTATAAAATCTGTAGGTAGAATTTTAAAAGAAGAGATTTTTGCAGATAGAGATTTTCCTCCATTTAACAGAGTTTCTATGGATGGAATTTGCATAGATTTCAATCCATTTAAAAACGGACAAAGAACTTTTAAAATAGAAGGTATTCAAGCTGCAGGAAGTGAGCAAATCAGACTTCAAAATTCAGAAAATTGCATGGAAGTAATGACAGGTGCAGTTTTGCCAGAAAACGCAAATACTGTAATTCGTTATGAAGATGTAACTATCAACAACGGAATTGCAACTATTAATATTGATGCTATAAACAAAAGCCAAAACATTCATCAGAAAGGAAAAGATGGTAAAGTTGGCGATGTTTTAATATCAGAGAACAAAATTATTTCTGCTGCAGAGATTGGTGTTTTAGCAACAGTTGGTAAGTCAATGGTAAAAGTTGCAAAGCAACCTAAAGTAATGATTATTTCTACAGGAGATGAATTGGTTGGAGTAGATGAAAACCCTTTAGCACATCAAATTAGAAGAAGTAATGTATTTACGTTAGTTTCTTTGCTAGAAAGTCTAAAAATAGCTTCAGAAACAGCACACCTTACAGATGACAAGGCCATACTTAAACAAAAGATTAAAACGTTTATCGAAAACTATGATGTTTTGCTGTTTAGTGGAGCTGTAAGTAAAGGTAAATTTGATTTTTTACCAGAAGTTTTTGAAGAATTGGGTGTAGAAAAACTATTTCATAAAGTGGCTCAAAGACCAGGAAAACCATTTTTCTACGGAAAAACTGCCAACTGCAATTTATTCGGATTTCCTGGAAATCCAATTTCAACGTTTGTAAATTGTTTGGCGTATTTTTATCCTTGGTATTACAAATCTGTTGGTTTAGAAATCGAGGAAGAAACAGCCATTTTAACTAAAGATGTTAACTTTAAACCAAATTTAGAATACTTTTTACAAGTAAAATTAAGTGATAAATTCGGTCATACTTTAGCAACTCCAATTACTGGAAATGGTTCTGGAGATTTAGCAAGTTTAGTACATGCAGATGCTTTTATTCATTTACCAAATGATAAAACTGAATTTAAAACCGGAGAAAACTATCCAATTATAAGATATAGATAA
- the moaC gene encoding cyclic pyranopterin monophosphate synthase MoaC, translating into MSDFSHLNNKNNPKMVNVSDKKITKRTAIAKATMFLGKEVIAHFTNDELITKKGPVFQTAIIAGIQGVKKTSDLIPMCHPLLINGVDIDIHTTDEEHLEVLCKVMITGKTGVEMEALTGANITCLTIYDMCKSISQKMVIKEVKLMEKTGGKSDIKND; encoded by the coding sequence ATGAGTGATTTTAGTCATCTAAATAATAAAAATAATCCTAAAATGGTAAATGTTTCTGACAAGAAAATTACCAAAAGAACAGCCATTGCAAAAGCAACTATGTTTTTAGGAAAAGAGGTTATTGCTCATTTTACAAACGATGAGTTAATCACTAAAAAAGGGCCTGTTTTTCAAACCGCAATTATTGCAGGAATTCAAGGTGTTAAAAAGACATCAGATTTAATTCCTATGTGTCATCCATTATTAATAAATGGTGTAGATATTGATATTCATACTACAGATGAAGAACATCTAGAAGTACTTTGTAAAGTAATGATTACTGGCAAAACAGGTGTAGAAATGGAGGCTTTAACTGGAGCAAATATTACTTGTTTAACAATATATGACATGTGTAAAAGTATCAGTCAAAAAATGGTAATTAAAGAAGTGAAATTAATGGAAAAAACTGGCGGAAAATCTGATATTAAAAATGACTAA
- a CDS encoding NTP transferase domain-containing protein, translating to MTKKHSKHTNLVRRDNDIYAPNEIAILGAKCDIISDIVSKVAKKLSNHKLAYFDASHAKDLAKNKLSEYVFHHEGNLQITTSGTINKYQQRLDFAQFDYVFINGNHYQGAKQILILDEAKEASVLKRLDQLDNIQFIIKLNSETEFFDFLVEKYPNIKNKRCYPLNDIDAISNHINNLIQEKIAPVKGLVLVGGKSTRMGSDKSELNYSGKPQKEVAKELLEEHNLKTFYSVQKADNDYEIADKFLNLGPFGGICSAFQKDPNSAWFVLATDVPFVNNEIIQLVLKHRNPSKVATAIKGKNKEFVEPLITIYEPKSYPILLQYLAQGYSCPRKMLINSDVEIVEIEDDFIRNINTPEEFRAAKEEISS from the coding sequence ATGACTAAAAAACACAGCAAACATACAAATTTGGTAAGAAGAGATAATGATATTTATGCACCCAATGAAATTGCAATTTTAGGTGCAAAATGTGATATTATTTCAGATATCGTTTCTAAAGTTGCTAAAAAATTATCTAATCATAAATTGGCTTATTTTGATGCTTCTCATGCTAAAGATTTAGCAAAAAACAAATTATCAGAATATGTTTTTCATCATGAAGGAAATTTACAAATCACAACTTCTGGAACTATAAATAAATACCAACAGCGTTTAGATTTTGCACAGTTTGATTATGTTTTTATAAATGGGAATCATTATCAAGGAGCAAAGCAAATTTTAATTTTAGACGAAGCTAAAGAAGCATCAGTATTAAAAAGATTAGATCAACTAGATAACATTCAATTTATTATAAAACTGAACTCAGAAACCGAGTTTTTTGATTTTTTAGTGGAGAAATATCCAAATATTAAAAACAAACGTTGTTACCCTTTAAATGATATTGATGCAATTTCTAATCACATCAATAATTTAATTCAAGAGAAAATTGCGCCTGTAAAAGGTTTGGTTTTAGTTGGTGGTAAAAGTACAAGAATGGGGTCTGATAAATCTGAACTTAATTATTCTGGAAAACCACAAAAAGAAGTTGCTAAAGAACTCTTAGAAGAACATAATTTAAAAACTTTTTATTCCGTTCAAAAAGCAGATAACGATTATGAAATTGCAGACAAATTTTTAAATCTTGGTCCTTTTGGGGGCATTTGTTCTGCCTTTCAAAAAGATCCAAATTCTGCTTGGTTTGTTTTAGCTACAGATGTGCCTTTTGTGAACAATGAAATTATTCAGTTGGTTTTAAAGCACAGAAATCCATCTAAAGTTGCAACAGCAATAAAGGGTAAAAACAAGGAATTTGTAGAACCTTTAATTACAATTTACGAGCCAAAATCCTATCCTATTTTATTACAATATTTAGCTCAAGGTTATTCTTGTCCACGTAAAATGTTGATTAATTCTGATGTAGAGATTGTAGAAATAGAGGATGATTTTATCAGAAATATAAATACACCTGAAGAATTTAGAGCGGCTAAAGAAGAGATTAGTTCGTAA
- a CDS encoding HesA/MoeB/ThiF family protein, whose translation MKLDKNHLFKRQITLSEIGEVGQQKLQNASVLVVGCGGLGSPIAVYLASSGVGKIHLVDFDTVDISNLHRQVFYTLKDVEKPKAATLRNFIQERAPFTKVEITNKAITKDNVSELIDSVDIIVDATDSLPTKYLLNDACVVKQKPLVYGSLYKFDGYVATFNLLQKDGSYSANLRDAFPEMATDIPNCEEAGTLNAIVGLIATAQVNEVLKIITGVGKPLTNELLIYNSLQNTQLKMKLKSIFNKEKITKIFKVQTYVDAACANQNPDWQISPETLKSKLGDEDLEIIAVLNNLKLPFKVNQTIHINTFDAEKITVDFNKTYVMVCQRGLNSYRATERLKKKYPDLKVLNLTGGISSY comes from the coding sequence ATGAAATTAGATAAAAACCACCTTTTTAAACGTCAAATTACTTTATCAGAAATAGGTGAAGTTGGGCAACAAAAACTGCAAAACGCTTCTGTTTTGGTAGTGGGTTGTGGAGGTTTAGGTAGCCCAATTGCAGTGTATTTGGCTTCAAGTGGTGTTGGTAAAATCCATTTAGTAGATTTTGATACGGTTGATATTTCTAATTTACACAGACAGGTTTTTTATACCTTAAAAGATGTAGAAAAACCAAAAGCAGCTACTTTACGTAATTTTATACAAGAAAGAGCGCCTTTTACAAAGGTTGAAATTACCAATAAAGCTATTACAAAAGATAACGTTTCTGAGTTGATAGATAGTGTAGATATAATAGTTGATGCAACAGATTCTTTGCCAACTAAATATTTGTTGAATGATGCTTGTGTTGTTAAACAAAAACCTTTGGTGTATGGTTCTCTGTATAAATTTGATGGTTATGTAGCTACTTTTAATTTGTTGCAAAAAGATGGAAGTTATTCAGCAAATTTAAGAGATGCATTTCCTGAAATGGCTACAGATATTCCTAATTGTGAAGAAGCAGGTACCTTAAATGCTATTGTTGGATTAATTGCTACAGCTCAAGTAAATGAGGTTTTAAAAATTATTACAGGTGTTGGAAAACCGTTAACGAATGAATTATTAATATATAATTCTTTACAAAACACACAGTTAAAAATGAAGTTGAAATCTATTTTTAATAAAGAAAAAATCACTAAAATTTTTAAGGTTCAGACCTATGTAGATGCAGCTTGTGCAAATCAAAATCCTGATTGGCAAATTTCTCCAGAAACTTTAAAATCAAAATTGGGTGATGAAGACTTAGAGATAATTGCAGTGTTAAACAATTTAAAATTGCCTTTCAAAGTCAATCAAACCATACATATCAATACATTTGATGCAGAAAAAATAACTGTAGATTTTAATAAAACCTATGTGATGGTTTGTCAAAGAGGTTTAAATAGTTACAGAGCTACAGAAAGATTAAAGAAAAAATACCCTGATTTAAAAGTGCTAAATTTAACTGGCGGAATTTCTAGTTATTAA
- a CDS encoding MutS-related protein, which translates to MQKPIEIYNQQKTELEYKANGLKKKLINLGIFRFVVFLITGVLVYLTSTEYPLVFIIVILGVSLFSILVMKYLNIKREKAIIDKKIELNSIEIDVLNRKFHHLETGKEFEDVTHFYSNDIDLFGKGSFFQYVNRTTTLDGKKEFANLLTSNSIETVTDKQDAINELADKLKWRQHFSALASLFAVKDTSKTIISWVTNYTAVFAAYLAKIQVGFSVVSLVLIGLISLGFLSFTYLTAWFFIGLFITSRFLKKTNKLYLDSGKAKETFKQYHLLLNEIESETFVAKNLVDNQAIIESENKKASTIFKEFSKILDAFDNRNNIIIAVLGNGLFLWDILNACKVEKWIDKYKHTVENWFKVVAYFDARNSLANFKFNHPTFVFPEITSKKEVMKATNLGHPLLKADNRIDNNFNIDDAQFFIVTGANMAGKSTFLRTVSLAIVMANCGLPVCAERFRYHPIKLITSMRTSDSLTDDESYFYSELKRLKFIIDQIKTEKYFIILDEILKGTNSKDKATGSKKFVEKLSKSKSTGIIATHDVSLCELENEFSAIKNYYFDAEIINNELHFDYTLKNGICKNMNASFLLEKMKIV; encoded by the coding sequence ATGCAAAAACCTATAGAAATTTACAATCAGCAAAAAACTGAATTAGAGTACAAAGCAAATGGACTCAAAAAGAAACTTATTAATTTAGGTATTTTTCGGTTTGTAGTTTTTTTAATTACAGGGGTTTTGGTGTACTTAACTTCTACTGAATATCCTTTGGTTTTTATAATCGTTATTTTAGGTGTTTCTCTTTTTTCTATTTTGGTGATGAAATACCTTAACATAAAAAGAGAAAAAGCAATTATAGACAAAAAAATAGAGCTGAATTCAATAGAAATTGATGTTTTAAATCGCAAGTTTCATCACTTAGAAACTGGTAAAGAATTTGAAGATGTAACTCATTTTTATAGTAATGATATTGATTTATTTGGCAAAGGTTCTTTCTTTCAATATGTAAACAGAACAACAACTTTAGATGGTAAAAAAGAATTCGCAAACTTACTTACATCAAATTCTATTGAAACTGTTACAGACAAGCAAGATGCCATTAATGAGTTGGCTGATAAATTAAAATGGAGACAACATTTTTCTGCTTTGGCTAGTTTGTTTGCAGTAAAAGATACTTCAAAAACTATAATAAGTTGGGTTACAAATTATACTGCTGTTTTTGCTGCATATTTAGCAAAAATACAAGTTGGGTTTTCTGTAGTTTCTTTGGTTTTAATTGGCTTAATTTCTTTAGGTTTTTTATCATTTACTTACTTAACAGCATGGTTTTTTATAGGGTTATTTATTACTAGCAGATTTTTAAAGAAAACCAATAAATTATATTTAGATTCAGGTAAGGCAAAAGAAACTTTTAAGCAATATCATTTGTTGTTAAATGAAATTGAAAGCGAAACTTTTGTAGCTAAAAACTTAGTTGATAATCAAGCTATAATTGAATCAGAAAATAAAAAAGCTTCGACTATTTTTAAAGAATTTTCTAAAATTCTAGATGCTTTTGATAATAGAAACAACATCATTATTGCTGTACTTGGTAATGGTCTTTTTTTGTGGGATATTCTAAATGCTTGTAAGGTTGAAAAATGGATTGATAAGTACAAACACACTGTAGAAAATTGGTTTAAGGTGGTTGCTTATTTTGATGCTAGGAATTCATTAGCTAATTTTAAATTCAATCATCCAACTTTTGTGTTTCCAGAAATTACATCAAAAAAGGAAGTAATGAAAGCCACCAATTTAGGACATCCATTATTAAAGGCTGATAACAGAATTGATAATAATTTTAATATTGATGATGCTCAGTTTTTTATTGTAACTGGGGCAAATATGGCTGGAAAAAGTACGTTTTTAAGAACTGTTTCTTTAGCCATTGTTATGGCTAATTGTGGCTTGCCTGTTTGTGCAGAACGTTTTAGATATCACCCTATAAAATTGATAACTAGTATGCGTACTTCAGACTCTTTAACAGATGACGAATCTTATTTTTACTCAGAATTAAAACGTTTAAAATTTATTATTGATCAAATTAAAACAGAGAAATATTTTATCATTTTAGATGAAATACTAAAGGGAACAAATAGTAAGGATAAAGCTACAGGTTCTAAAAAGTTTGTCGAAAAATTATCAAAATCAAAATCAACAGGAATTATTGCTACTCATGATGTGAGTTTGTGTGAATTAGAGAATGAGTTTTCAGCAATTAAAAATTATTATTTTGATGCTGAAATTATCAATAACGAACTGCACTTTGATTACACCTTAAAAAACGGAATTTGCAAAAATATGAATGCTTCTTTTCTTCTAGAAAAAATGAAGATTGTTTAG
- the gldD gene encoding gliding motility lipoprotein GldD encodes MYNRFLGYLLVILSLAITTSCKDDVLPKPKGYLSLEYPKNQYKELTVKRPYQFKIPTQSIIINEKNNWLKIKYPNLKASIDITYRPVENNLAELLTEAEKLVFKHAVKAEQIIPRDFVNDENSVYGSLYEITGNAASHLQFHATDSTDNFIKGSLYFYAKPNYDSILPAVAYIKEDILKLMESLEWKN; translated from the coding sequence ATGTATAATCGGTTTTTAGGCTATTTATTAGTAATTTTAAGTTTAGCAATAACCACATCTTGTAAAGATGATGTATTACCAAAACCTAAAGGTTATTTAAGTTTAGAATACCCAAAGAATCAATATAAAGAACTTACTGTTAAGCGCCCTTACCAATTTAAAATTCCTACACAAAGCATTATCATCAACGAGAAAAACAATTGGTTAAAAATAAAATACCCAAATTTAAAAGCATCTATAGATATTACCTACAGACCTGTAGAAAATAACTTGGCAGAACTCTTAACTGAAGCAGAAAAGTTAGTTTTTAAACATGCTGTAAAAGCGGAGCAGATAATTCCAAGAGATTTTGTAAATGATGAAAACAGCGTTTATGGAAGTTTATATGAAATTACAGGAAATGCAGCTTCTCACTTACAATTTCATGCCACAGACAGCACAGATAACTTCATAAAAGGCTCTTTATATTTTTATGCAAAGCCAAACTACGATTCTATTTTACCAGCAGTTGCATATATTAAAGAAGATATTTTAAAACTGATGGAAAGTTTAGAGTGGAAAAACTAA
- the gldE gene encoding gliding motility-associated protein GldE: MDPDPEPLILLLSSIDFITGINAIALIFLLISSALISGTEVAFFSLSQTDLNELSNESKETNIIVTLLERPRKLLATILITNNFINILIVLLFASLAETLFGNFDYELNLYLFVVPIRFLIEIVLVTFLILLFGEVLPKVYASRNALRFSKNMSKFIHVVNVILTPFTLPLISLTKFIEKKLGNKNSNFSVETLSQALELTSEGATTKDEQKILEGIVNFGNTETVQIMKPRIDIFALSDDEDYEVVLSKILENGYSRNPVYKENIDNIIGVLYAKDLLAHLNKKNFKWQSLLREAFFVPENKKLDDLLDDFRDRKNHLAIVVDEYGGTSGLVTLEDVIEEIVGDINDEFDDDDLQYSKIDENNYIFEGKTTIKDFCKVLDDEDEEIFEEEKGESETLAGFILEISGKFPKKGEKINFKNYTFTIEALDKKRIKQVKATRNV, translated from the coding sequence TTGGATCCAGATCCTGAACCATTAATATTACTACTTTCATCAATTGATTTTATAACAGGCATAAATGCAATTGCTCTTATTTTTCTTTTAATTAGCTCTGCATTAATATCTGGTACTGAAGTTGCTTTTTTCTCACTTTCGCAAACCGATTTAAATGAACTCTCTAACGAAAGCAAAGAAACCAACATTATTGTTACTCTATTAGAAAGACCTAGAAAACTATTAGCAACCATTTTAATAACCAATAACTTTATCAATATTCTTATTGTGTTGTTATTTGCATCTTTGGCAGAAACTCTTTTTGGTAATTTTGATTATGAACTTAACTTATATTTATTTGTAGTTCCTATTCGCTTTTTAATAGAAATTGTTCTTGTTACCTTTTTAATTTTATTGTTTGGAGAGGTATTACCAAAAGTATATGCATCTAGAAATGCGCTTCGTTTTTCTAAAAACATGTCTAAATTTATACACGTTGTAAATGTAATTTTAACACCTTTTACACTGCCTTTAATATCCTTAACAAAATTTATAGAAAAAAAATTAGGAAATAAAAATTCTAACTTTTCTGTAGAAACATTATCACAAGCTCTAGAGCTAACTTCTGAAGGAGCAACAACTAAAGATGAACAGAAAATTTTAGAAGGAATCGTAAATTTTGGTAACACAGAAACTGTGCAAATTATGAAACCAAGAATAGATATTTTTGCGCTTTCTGATGATGAAGATTATGAAGTTGTTCTAAGTAAAATTCTCGAAAATGGCTATTCTAGAAATCCTGTTTATAAAGAAAATATAGATAACATTATTGGTGTTTTATATGCCAAAGATTTATTGGCACATTTAAACAAGAAGAATTTTAAATGGCAATCCTTACTTAGAGAAGCTTTTTTTGTGCCAGAAAACAAAAAGTTAGATGATTTGTTAGACGATTTTAGAGACCGAAAAAATCATTTGGCAATTGTGGTAGATGAATATGGAGGAACTAGTGGTTTAGTAACCTTAGAAGACGTTATAGAAGAAATTGTTGGTGATATTAATGATGAGTTTGATGATGATGACCTGCAATATTCTAAAATAGATGAAAACAATTACATATTCGAAGGCAAAACCACCATTAAAGATTTTTGTAAAGTTTTAGATGATGAAGATGAAGAAATTTTTGAAGAAGAAAAAGGTGAAAGTGAAACACTGGCTGGTTTTATTTTAGAAATTTCTGGAAAGTTTCCTAAAAAAGGAGAGAAAATAAACTTTAAGAATTATACGTTTACCATTGAAGCGTTAGATAAAAAACGCATAAAACAAGTTAAAGCAACAAGAAATGTATAA
- a CDS encoding single-stranded DNA-binding protein produces MAGTINKVILIGNLGDEVKMHYFDDQNCVGRFPIATSESYTNKQTGEKITNTDWHNIVVRNGLAKVCEKYLTKGDKVYVEGKLKNRQWEQDGVKRYSTEVQVNEMTMLSTKRNAEPSNTIQQTEPPAAPAKNTVAEEENDDLPF; encoded by the coding sequence ATGGCAGGTACAATTAACAAAGTTATATTAATAGGGAATTTAGGTGATGAAGTAAAGATGCATTATTTTGATGATCAAAATTGTGTAGGTCGTTTTCCTATTGCCACTTCAGAAAGTTATACCAACAAGCAAACAGGAGAAAAAATTACAAATACAGATTGGCATAATATTGTGGTTAGAAATGGCCTTGCAAAAGTTTGCGAAAAGTATTTAACTAAAGGTGATAAAGTTTACGTAGAAGGTAAATTAAAAAACAGACAATGGGAACAAGATGGAGTAAAACGTTACTCTACAGAAGTTCAAGTAAACGAAATGACAATGCTTTCTACTAAAAGAAATGCAGAACCATCTAATACCATACAGCAAACTGAACCACCAGCAGCTCCTGCTAAAAACACTGTTGCTGAAGAAGAAAATGACGATTTACCATTTTAA